A genomic region of bacterium contains the following coding sequences:
- a CDS encoding site-2 protease family protein gives MLNPAILLLIFVLLFAVITHEVAHGWVAYKCGDPTARDMGRLTLNPLPHIDLFMTIIVPFLIYQMSGFIFGGAKPVPINPNNFRHPKRDMILVSLAGCVSNFIAAIFFALLIRLGIAGILPAFTMLCMYGVLINILLGVFNLIPIPPLDGSKVLMSVLPHRQMMAYLKFERFGFILIMLFVFSGMFGFIVRYVVLPLGYFMTGGLINKIL, from the coding sequence ATATTGAATCCTGCAATTCTATTATTAATTTTTGTTTTGCTTTTTGCAGTTATAACACACGAGGTTGCCCATGGCTGGGTTGCCTATAAGTGCGGAGATCCTACTGCCCGAGATATGGGAAGACTTACGCTTAATCCCCTGCCCCACATAGATCTATTTATGACGATAATAGTTCCTTTTTTAATATATCAGATGTCAGGGTTTATATTTGGAGGGGCAAAACCAGTTCCCATTAATCCTAATAATTTCAGGCACCCTAAAAGAGACATGATTCTCGTGTCTCTTGCCGGATGTGTGTCGAATTTCATAGCAGCTATTTTTTTTGCACTTCTTATAAGATTAGGGATTGCGGGAATACTGCCGGCTTTTACTATGCTGTGTATGTATGGCGTGCTGATAAATATTCTTTTGGGGGTGTTTAATCTTATCCCAATACCTCCGTTGGATGGTTCGAAAGTGTTAATGTCAGTTCTGCCGCACAGACAGATGATGGCTTACTTAAAATTTGAGCGGTTTGGATTTATTTTGATAATGCTATTCGTTTTTTCTGGGATGTTTGGCTTTATTGTTAGATATGTCGTCTTGCCATTAGGATATTTTATGACTGGTGGATTAATTAATAAGATATTATAG